The following is a genomic window from Aphelocoma coerulescens isolate FSJ_1873_10779 chromosome 5, UR_Acoe_1.0, whole genome shotgun sequence.
attaggaaaaaaagaggaatgttTTCTGTTCATAGCTTTTATTATAAACAGATTAAATATTaacataggaaaaaaagagactaGTTAGGCCTTTAGAAGGGTAGGTGTCCTAAAACAGCCCCAGAAATCCATTTTACACAGTATGCACTGAGTTGGAAACTGCAGAATCACTGCTGTGGTAATTAAAGTCTACAAAACACTGGGATATTCCCTGTCCTCTCTTTTAAACAGAATGGCATTCTGCATCAGGAAAGAGTTAGTTTGCACGGGTTTTTTACTGCCACAATGACTAATAAAATGTTCAgccacaatgaaaaaaaaaatccatgtattCAAATAAAGATACTCCAAAAATATCAGTTCAGCCCACTTCCTTTTTTCATTTCACCCAGCAGGCCAGGCTCCTCCTGACTGTTGTAACTGGCTGAAAATTATCAGTGTCAGTCAAGATCTTCTGGGCCTACTGGGAGCTTTGCAAAGAGTAAGAGCTAGAAGTGATGTTTGTTCTCCAAGTGATATGCAAAaccttttttcagttttcttaaaATGACTGGTCGAAAAGCAGAATATGTCTGAGTCTGTAAAAAtccttctgttttcaaaatacCAAATTTCAACAACAATCTGGATGGTTGAAGTTTAAAAAGTTTCAATTATCAATTATTCAATTTTTTAATCAGGTAGTTAAAATAGTGCAGAGGTCTGTGCTTTTAGATTTATACATTATCAATTATATACTTGGTCTTTTCCCCCCTTAAAAATAACTGTGAATAAACACCTGAAAATATTGGAACTAACAGAAAATATAGTATTAGGATTTTGTTGGAAAAATACCATTTGCAATAAAAAATATAGTCATTTCTTCTTAGTAGAAACAAGTAATGAAAATGTACTCCcacatgtaatttttttagCATCCTAGACATGTAACAAATACTTCTGCAGTAGCAGCCCATCCTTTAACCACAGTCTGAATCCTTTACAGTGCTGCATTTTAATTAACATAAAAAAGCACTTACGTGAGTAAATCTTTGCTTACTCCTTTGTACATGTTAGCCTGTGTTTTGGCAATGTAAGCAAATGCTAGAGCATGTTGATTAGATAGGAAGTGGTTTACATATAAGTTTTCTATGTAAGAAACTAATCTAAAAATACTGGCTCTGATCCTAGGCAGGGTCATTGCCTCTTTGTACTATTCCATTGATTCCAGCCACAATTTACCCAAACAGAGCAAGTCTGGAGGGCCCCTCTTTTAAAGATCACTAAGTCAGAGAAACTTTTATCTTTCCATCTCTCTGTTTTGAGAAAAGGATGGGGGCAAGCTCAAGCTACAGGCTTCTGAACAACCCTTCATCCAAAATGGAGATTAGAAAAGCCTGTGGGTACTGCCTTACTGTGTACTTCCCTTTACGCCTTCTCCTACTGCCGCAGCTTTCCCACTTGCTTGGACATGTGTTACTGTGATCCAATGGTGCCAACAACCCCAGAGGCTCACAGGTACCCAGAATCAAGCCACTGACCTGACCCATACCCTGGACTTTGGAGTCTACCAAAGACAAGACTCCAGATGAGCATGATGTCAGTGACTAGTGTGAAATAGAGTTGATTCAAGCTGCTTCTCTCCAAAATTGAATTTCTGTGCTTTTATGAAGCCCAAATGGGGCAAACATCTTTTTTTCAAGATGGATTTTGTGAAATCAAATGAGCACTTTCTCCAGTTCCTAAGTCTTCTTTGTAATAATATTTAGCTGGTATTTCTCTTGGTGAAACTGAATTTTCCCTGTTTCCACAGAGGCATGATGCAGTGGATGACTTCTGAAGAACTTGCATAGACAgtatctttctttttatttatactATTTTAGACAGCATATGGATTTTCATAGAAAAATCAGTTCTGAATTTCATCTCCAGTCTTCAAGATGGACCAATGCTGTACCATTTAACAACAACTTTTTCAGGATTTGCAATGGTATCTTTCCACTGCTCTACTGCTTCAttgttgctgctgttgggaCTTAACCAGATCtgcattaaggaaaaaaaaaaaaaaaaaaaaaaaagagtttacaTGATATAACAAAAGCCCAGCCTTTACTAGTTCCAAATAAATAAAGTGTAGAACAAGATACAACGTATAGATTGTGACCAAAGCATAACAGCAACAAATACAGTTCTGCTAGTCCTAACATATCTTGGCTTTCAGCTGGGAACACAAGGAGTCTGTGTTTAAATTTAGCCTCTCAAATAGTTTAGAGAACCCACTACATAATAATGTTTCTGTACTTAATAAGATGTTTTAAGTAAAGCATTCCTTGCTGTATTCAAATGCACGTGCTGGGGTCAGGGGCTCACCAGGCCAgtggtgtctctgtgtgtctGGATACAGTTGGCTCCAAGCCATCCAGCATCCGGCACGAGCTGTCCAGCCTTTTCATGAGCATTTAAAATTGCACACTCCCACAGCCAGGGCCAAACCTGCATTCCACAGAGGTTACTAACATGCCCATACCACACATAGTCACGTAGTAAGAGTCCGTTTCTTCTCAGTATTCAGTTAGTGGATAGTGGCCATTAAATGAGGAAATGAAGCACAACTAGGAAATTTTCCCCCTTAACATTATCACCAGCCTCCATTGCCAAAAGAATTCTGCTTATGTAAGGAGGTAGCGTTATTTACAGGACTCTCTTTCCTCAAGTCTTCCAAGAATGAGTCCTTTTAAGACTTCTCAGAAACCTTGACCATGAAGTACATTTAGCCTATACTGCTGGGGCATGAGTCCTCCAGAAGTGAGAATAATGTCTTCCAGAATACCACAGACAGCTGATGTTTCATCCACAGAGATTCAATGTACATCTTGCTCATGATTAAAGACATGCCTGTAAAAGCAGCCTAATCTAAGTATTGTCTGCTTAGAACAGCATCCAATTAAACATCATTCTCTGAAGAACAAAGTTAATGGATCCAGctatatcctttttttttttccagctaccCAGCCAATTGCTCAAAGTACATTTTTCCCTGAGCCATATTTTATGTCTTCATGTGTTATGTGGCAATGTCTGCCTTCATGAGCTAAAACAACCTTTTCCAAATAACCTCTGAGGAGCACAAGTTTTCCTCCCCTGAAAAATAATATCCACGATTAAATGTAACTCATCAGATTATCTCACATATTGCTAAGTGACTGCAAAATCATACCCAGTTATTTTGCCCCCAAGGTATTACAactaaaaataacaattttttttcttttcctatttcaAATCTAATTCTACCAACAGGAAGATGGGACAGGTGCAACATGAGGCTACAAAAAATGGAGGAACTTCACATAACTCTTGCTGGCACATCATTTCTATAGCTTATAGCACAAAGGCATCTTCTGTAGCTGCATGTCTTCAGCAGGCAAAAAAACCATCACCAGAATGAGACAGTATAATTTTTTGTACCTAAGGACAGCACAGTCCTCCATTTGACATGAGACGTTACAGTTGGGGTCTCCAAATCAAGTCTACATTATTAATTTATGCATATATTAAAATTCTGTTACTGCATCTAACTGGGTCAGGAAGAGCACAGAGCATTAAAAACAGCAATGGCTCACTATACCAAGAAGAAGAGGAGAGACAGAAAGGACAGGATGATGGTAAATTAGAACAAGCAGGGGAAAAGGATGGAGAGAACAATGAGACCAGACTACTAAGTTTTATGGTGGTTAAATAAATATGATCACAGAAATGCTTTCAAAGAGATACTACTGAAGTTgtgtctgttaaaaaaaaaactttaaaaaaagcgaaaaatattttgtgtttggaCACTTATACTATTACTTGATCATACATAGTTAGACTATTGTACTGACTTTAGTATTGTTTTACCCAGGAAAGCAGTCTCATTGTAGTGGTGTACACATTGTACCATTGTACACATCCCTGTTGTGAGTGTATTGTTATGGTGAGCCAACACCCCCTTGCTGTACAGGACACTGTAGGTTATGGAGCTCCTGTGGGTGCTACGTTTGTTTTCTTTAGCTTTAGAAAGCTAAAGGCAAAGAGGAGATCCTATTTCTCTTGGAAGGAATCTGTCACATAGTAATACTCCACACAAAACTGACATTAGGatttctttttgaaagaaaaatcaaatgtCAACTCCCATTCTGATGCTGGTGCATGTTTAAGAGCTCAGTACCATTCCTGCTTGGATTACATCCAGAAGAGTTTAGTAGAATTTACTATTTTATGTTGCctcatttaaagtattttaaaattcataCCAAGAAACCTATGGAACTAGATTTTAAGTAAAGGATATCAGGCTATTTAGCAGAAACCAACCTGTCCTAAGAAGTGTTTTCTTCTCATCGAGCTTCTGCTGTAGAGCTTGATTAGAAAGCTAATTCCTTGTTCTGCTTGGCTAACTGGAAAAACCATCATTTCTCCCCACTTCACTTGGCCATTAGTGGACTTCAGAAGGCGAGTCTTCTTCTTATAGATGATCCCCTCTGTACTAAACATTCCGATTTTCACAAAGAAATCTAGCAcaacagggaaggaaaaaggcatAGCACACAAAGGATTACTCACAACACACCCAAAAGGGAACCAACAAGATCCATATGTATGGTTCAAATTGCATCAATTTCTCAAAAGTCTGGCCAAAAGAACTGTACAATAGCTTTCCTGACTAGTCACACAGAGTATGTTCAGTAATGTTGAACTGATTAACACAGTATCCAAACAGCAAGTGCAAGCTAATGCTCTTGTATGTCAGGATTAATACTAGGATAAAAATCTTCCAAAATACATAAACACATATcttcaaaccaaacaaaatataATCAAGTAAGACATCTGGGGAAACAAGCCTTGGCAATGGAAATCTACCACACAATATGTTAGTCTGAGGCTTGTAAGGAATGTTATGAATTGCCAACCCATTTGCGCAGCAATTTACCTGTTACAAATGCTTTTAGACAGGAGGCATGAAACAGCTGATGTAACTTACTTGATGACAGTGGCGTAGATGAAACAGGAAGGTTTTGTGCTTCAAGAATCTGTAACTGTATCCTCCTGTTTATTGCTTGAAAACAAGTTCCTATTTGAAGTTCTGGACGGCACACCTACAAGCAGAAGAATGTTGCCATAACATCTGGATTAAGTTGCTTATAAACTCAGGAAACACAGGAATTTTGTCATATGTTGGGCTTCCACATTTCTGTCTGGGATTTCCTGGAGAGAAATGTAAGCATGTGTTGTATACAGAACCTGCAGATGCACAGTAAGTGCATCTTGCACTTGTCATAGATGCAGTACATGTGCTCCACTGATGAGCTGCTTATGTGTGGTGCACATATGGCCCTCATGGGCTGTGGCCAGGGATACTGGGCAAAGAAACTAGTCCTTGGTTTTCACCTGGTACAGGTTCTGCAGTGGTAAGAGCAGATACTCACAGGGGAAACCAGACGTGCCATTGCAACTTTACTAAACTGGGTGTGGAAGCGAGAGACCGTGTATGCTCCACTCACACAAAAACCTTCAGAGTTCCCCCTCCCACCCTTTTGAATTTTGCAATATGGAGATATAAGCAATGTTTTCCATAGATACTGTCACTTAATGTCATGATTGCTTAGGGCGACTGCATACTGTGTAGTTTCCTGTGTTATGAAAGTACTCATGTTTTACAGGCACACACACATAGTATATGTATCGAGATCTCCAGTCTGAttcttgggggggatttttagaATTTTTGCCAGGGGCAAAGTTGCACTGAGTCATCCTCATTGCTCTCCTGTCAGACTCTAATGTCCTCAGAACACTGTAAGAGCAGCAGGAAACAGCCAATGGAGACCCACCTTTCCTGACAGCCTTCATTTAAATGGACTCTGCTAGTCTTTATTGCCTTCAAGTTTTAATGCACTTCAATGAACCAAAATGCACTAAGCAAGAGAGCAACAGGTCAGATAAAGAAAAGTCAGGCTCCAGTTCATCAAAGAGACCCAAATTCTCTTTGTAGCTCAGCCACAAAACTTCTGTGTCGACTCTGAGCTTTGGTTTTCTATTGGCAGAGAGGCAGTTTGCTGCCTCACAGGGGTTGTAGGGGATGAATCCCAGAGTATCTGGAGGGCTCTTGGATATAATGGTGAGGAAAGCCAACACAGACTGAGGAACTATGAGATGATTCAGAAATTTACACTGAGATGAAATGCTTTATAAACCACCTTCCTCTGTCACTTTATCTGACTGCTTTTGAAGCAATATGGTTTTTCACATTAGAACTAAAAAATGTCAAGTGTAACTTATGTTAGAAATCAAGAGTATCATTCATATTACTCAGACACACTtaaataaaatttgcttttgaaTTGCTAATTCAAGTTTAATTTGCTGAAAATACAAATGTCTAGACACAATctataaaagaaataaacaaagtGAGGGTAGGGGGAAAGGAAATCCCACTGTGAGAACCACCTGCTTCTTATTACATTAATGGAAATGAACTGTCTGAATTATTACTTCACAGCATGCAATCTGAACATTAAATATATGGCTGTCTTTGCAGTTTGAGGCCACTGGAGATCTTAGCACTTTTCTTCCATAAAAAAAGCAGATTCCATTTGCTCTGAGCTCTTGCTGTGAGTCCTAAGGATCTTCTGATGCTTTTTTGGTCAGAAAAGACAATTACCCGGTGTTCTTTGCTGAACATTTCCCCAGAATGCCCCTCCCTCAAGCTGTGAGCCATGGTGTGGAAGAGCTTGCTCCAGCTCTTTTCCTAGAAACATCTGCAGTTTATGACCAGAACAGTTTTGTGCAGAGTTCAAAAgtctgcattttttccccatcaaaATGCCTTTCTCCAAGGAAGTAGGGTAAACggaataaaaaaaagaaccccTCTAGTTTTTACTCCTGAATTATTTTACTTTCATTTCCAGCAACTCTTTCTAGGTGAGATAAGAACATACTTCCACAGTATTGGCACTTACAGGTGCTTTGGAAGGAGGAGATATATCCAGCCAATGACTCGACTCCTGTGAGCTCAGCTCCCGCAGTGCCAAGGAACATTCTCCAatagtttttttcctgggagTCTGTGTCTGGATTTTAAATACCAATCTGACAGCCTGCAGGCTTTGCAGTTTAATAGCAAAAACAAAAGTTTCCATAAATTCAATATcctagaaagaaaaacagaggagtAACATCATTATTTTAAGAGAATCCCACTGAGCCCAAAACCGAGAAACCAAGGCATCCTGGTTCTATTGCCACTGCTCCGACTACCATTTTAGGTTGCCATGGACAAGTGTGCTTTTATAGGGCAAAGTCCACACACATTCACCCCCTCATTGTCACACCCTGACAGGGGTCAAGTTTTGGATTATTTTTCATTACCATAATGAGTTGTGGCCATCTCTTCTGGAGCTTTACAACAGCACACACACATTGTCATAACAGATTCTCTAGCCTTTTGCTACAGTCTCTCCagctaattttattttctttcacctTTGGTTCATATTATGGGAGATTTATGTTGCTTTACCTTCTACCCCCTTAAAATTCCTTTACCGCCACTGTCTGGAATCTTGTCCCATGTGACCAATTTTTACTATTTTCTGTAGTGACCAAAGTGTGAATATTGTCTCCTGACAAATCAGAGGCAGTACATCAGCTACCTTCCCTGGATGAGTGTGTACCTACAGGTATGCCCCGTCTTCCTCTGGTCCCCCACCACGGAGGTGCTGAGGCCAGCAGCTCATGGTTCAGTCCCCTATGAGCATATCTATCCTGCCAGCTTGTGAGAGAAGGAGGGCAAGAGTACAATGCAAGAGAGGATACAGGAGTAGGAAGTGAAATAAGGCTTTTAATAGGATTTTGAGAAGTTGGGGGAAGTACAACACACCTGGGCAGCTACCAAGGCAAATATGGCATAGGAGTGGATGTTTGGcccattttaaaaatccatttacATGTCACATTcagtttttttggggaaaagtaTTTCTCAGTGTTTTTCATGCCTCTACTTACACTGCAGCCCTCCTTGGCAGAAGATTTGAAATGCACTGGCTTGGGCAGTGTGAGAATTCCCTTGACACAGATAGGAGGATTTTCCCCACAGCTAGAAGGCCAGCTCAGGTCTTTGCACTGCAACATTGAAAACAGTCCGTTTAGACAATGCAAGACTTTTACCATTTGATGTAGTTATAGGGTCTACTTAAAGTTCCATTGGCTGAAAGTTATTCACAGTTCTAGGAAGTATATAAAACAACCAGCATAACCGTATCACATTTGCTGACAAAAAAGCCACAAGAAGCTAGGTGTCCTCAAAGTTGTGTTAGGGCTCTGCCCTGAAGGAACTGTtaaagtcatagaatcacagaagccACTTAATTGCTGCCTCCACAGTTGATCCCATTTACTGCCTTCAGATTTCCACAGGAAAACGTCCACAGCAGGACACGCCTATGACCAGCTCAGCTCTCTAGTCTGTGCTGAACAGTTCCTCTCTTCACAACCAGAGTGCATATTAACATATGTATAGTAATATAAGGAGATATCTACTACTTCTTCTTACTGACTGCAGCAGAACAGAGattgcaacagaaaaaaaaattaaaggagaGGAAGATGCTTTGAAGCCTAGTATTACATTTGACTGAACTTTGTTTATATTAacacaagtaattttttttttaaagtattcatTAAAGTAACAGAGAGACAAATTTTATGACAATTACCAATTAGCATAGTAGAATAGTCATTTGAATAAGTAACCAACTTATTTATATTTGCTTACATGTAAAACTGTGATCCAAATCTGTTCTACAGATGAAACATAACACAACTTCACATTCAGTCTTCCAAAGTCTCGTTCATCACCTGATAATGTAATAGTATCTATGGAAGAAAGCcaattaatatttttagaagTAATGCAGTATCTTAAAAGTTCATTCCAGAAATAAGGGAACTCACTAGTAGGTGGGCTGCTTATCTTTGCAAACTTCTCCCAAAATaagtttgaaatattttaacacCTTCATTTTAAGGACAAAATATCCACCAAGTCCAGTACCCTGACCTTCTGCATAGCTAAAAGCCTTCACATTTCATAGAATAGAATCATgtaatcatagaatatcctgagttggaagggacccttaaGGATCATAGAAGTCCAgcttctggccctgcacaggagactacgccaagaatcacaccatgtgtctGGGTTATCTCAACTGAATTTATTAACTTGTGTTATACTCAAACaacttttagaaagaaaaaaggcatgTTCCTGAGACACCCAGAACACATTTATATCCTATCACTTCCCTTAATCTCTTTCACTGTTAAGTTTATAAATTGGCCTCCTCTTTATCTTTCTCAAACTTCAATTCCTGTCTACTACACATTTTATTATTATGCTGTCTCCAAGTCAGAAGAGCCATTTAGTACCCAGCATTTCTCTGTCATGACTGGAACCAG
Proteins encoded in this region:
- the TC2N gene encoding tandem C2 domains nuclear protein isoform X1, which encodes MATECIKTCCKWCFCLNKETVSMVQESEAVAASKPTIVEKPPLSSVSVKRQVGCSEDYLLSKLPLDGQEVPFVVPPFKLAYVQPKNLPSISHTGGIKESGRAPLGERKAELHGVYQWPSYDVYNPFYLEHRVSPDLIRRFQAKSDSRKLYGSVSDLRPSALPGSLDVSRSMFDLRSPPHRFMKRYDSVSSVPSSTSSRKDSQGSNRSLDTITLSGDERDFGRLNVKLCYVSSVEQIWITVLHCKDLSWPSSCGENPPICVKGILTLPKPVHFKSSAKEGCSDIEFMETFVFAIKLQSLQAVRLVFKIQTQTPRKKTIGECSLALRELSSQESSHWLDISPPSKAPVCRPELQIGTCFQAINRRIQLQILEAQNLPVSSTPLSSNFFVKIGMFSTEGIIYKKKTRLLKSTNGQVKWGEMMVFPVSQAEQGISFLIKLYSRSSMRRKHFLGQIWLSPNSSNNEAVEQWKDTIANPEKVVVKWYSIGPS
- the TC2N gene encoding tandem C2 domains nuclear protein isoform X2 encodes the protein MATECIKTCCKWCFCLNKEISMVQESEAVAASKPTIVEKPPLSSVSVKRQVGCSEDYLLSKLPLDGQEVPFVVPPFKLAYVQPKNLPSISHTGGIKESGRAPLGERKAELHGVYQWPSYDVYNPFYLEHRVSPDLIRRFQAKSDSRKLYGSVSDLRPSALPGSLDVSRSMFDLRSPPHRFMKRYDSVSSVPSSTSSRKDSQGSNRSLDTITLSGDERDFGRLNVKLCYVSSVEQIWITVLHCKDLSWPSSCGENPPICVKGILTLPKPVHFKSSAKEGCSDIEFMETFVFAIKLQSLQAVRLVFKIQTQTPRKKTIGECSLALRELSSQESSHWLDISPPSKAPVCRPELQIGTCFQAINRRIQLQILEAQNLPVSSTPLSSNFFVKIGMFSTEGIIYKKKTRLLKSTNGQVKWGEMMVFPVSQAEQGISFLIKLYSRSSMRRKHFLGQIWLSPNSSNNEAVEQWKDTIANPEKVVVKWYSIGPS